Proteins encoded by one window of Pseudomonas sp. PSKL.D1:
- a CDS encoding LysR family transcriptional regulator → MPTPNFDTHLLRTLHLLLTECSVSRTAERLGQSQPAVSVALRRLRALTGDPLLVRSGSRMVLTSHGQSLIEPVAQALCGIEQVLHPVDCFNPATTRQHFRICTPDYLSVFFVPAIIERFQAQAPLATLELAHLQADGGYSKGLEEGALDLVIGNWRSPEQHLHLQPLCDDDLVCLVRNGHPIPRGALTRDAYTHAHHLDVLTHPTAGHGTIGTELARSGLHRNVTTTLPYFCLAPYALVRSDLVFTTTRAFARHYAELLPVRIEPFPVLAEPLRYYQLWHARAHRSHASRWLRGLVQAAAQAIA, encoded by the coding sequence GTGCCCACGCCCAACTTCGATACCCACCTGCTGCGCACGCTGCATCTGCTGCTAACCGAATGCAGCGTTTCGCGCACCGCCGAACGCCTGGGGCAAAGCCAGCCCGCAGTCAGTGTGGCCTTGCGCCGCTTGCGAGCATTAACCGGCGACCCGCTGCTGGTGCGCAGCGGCAGCCGCATGGTGTTGACCAGCCATGGCCAAAGCTTGATAGAACCCGTGGCGCAAGCGCTGTGCGGAATCGAACAGGTGCTGCACCCGGTCGACTGCTTCAACCCCGCCACCACACGCCAGCATTTTCGTATTTGCACGCCGGATTACCTGAGCGTGTTCTTCGTGCCCGCCATCATTGAGCGGTTCCAGGCCCAGGCGCCCCTCGCAACCCTGGAGCTGGCCCACCTGCAGGCCGACGGTGGCTATTCCAAAGGGCTGGAAGAAGGCGCGCTGGACCTGGTGATTGGCAACTGGCGCAGCCCCGAGCAGCACTTGCACCTGCAGCCATTGTGCGACGACGACCTGGTCTGCCTGGTGCGCAACGGGCACCCGATACCCCGTGGCGCCCTGACCCGGGACGCCTATACCCATGCCCATCACCTTGATGTGCTGACCCACCCTACCGCCGGCCACGGCACGATAGGCACGGAACTGGCCAGAAGCGGCCTGCACCGCAACGTGACCACCACATTGCCCTACTTTTGCCTGGCACCCTATGCGCTGGTCAGGTCCGACCTGGTATTCACCACCACGCGGGCGTTCGCCAGGCATTACGCCGAGCTTCTGCCTGTGCGGATCGAGCCATTCCCGGTGCTGGCCGAGCCGTTGCGCTATTACCAACTCTGGCATGCGCGTGCGCATCGCTCTCACGCTTCACGCTGGCTGCGTGGCCTGGTGCAAGCGGCCGCACAAGCGATTGCCTGA
- a CDS encoding FAD-dependent oxidoreductase: protein MYKWECLVCGFFYDEALGRPEDGIAAGTRWEDVPQDWYCPECGVGKADFEMVRLPLTAEAQQLAAPAAPEPIVIVGSGLAGYTVARELRKLDTVTPILIVTRDGGEFYSKPALSNAYQSARQPEQLVTCNAEQMALQLQATVLTHAAAEHIDIGAHCITINGRPQPYRALVLALGADSRRPDLPGDGADAVVTVNDLQDYRSFRRQIGQASRIAILGGGLIGCEFANDLSHAGHAVSVIDRATWPLSRLLPAQAGTAMADALASLGVHLELGNGPVAIDRDPLGLRLQLNDGRALQVDYVLSAIGLQPRVELARNAGLAVAAGIVTDACLRTSASNVYALGDCAQVHGLVLPYVMPIMIQARALARTLAGDPTPVSYPAMPVTIKTSVLPTVVASPLDDQGLWSTEMLGSGKQGMANVRALYHDAQQQVRGFVLMGAATREKAELLEALPAWR, encoded by the coding sequence ATGTACAAATGGGAATGCCTTGTGTGCGGCTTCTTTTACGACGAAGCCTTGGGAAGGCCGGAGGACGGCATCGCCGCCGGCACCCGTTGGGAGGATGTGCCACAGGACTGGTACTGCCCGGAGTGCGGCGTGGGCAAGGCCGACTTCGAAATGGTGCGGTTGCCGTTGACGGCAGAGGCGCAACAGTTGGCTGCCCCGGCAGCGCCGGAGCCGATCGTCATCGTCGGCTCGGGCCTGGCCGGCTACACCGTGGCGCGGGAGCTGCGCAAACTCGATACCGTCACACCGATCCTGATCGTGACCCGCGATGGCGGCGAGTTCTATTCCAAGCCTGCGCTGTCCAACGCCTATCAGAGCGCACGCCAGCCGGAGCAGTTGGTGACCTGCAACGCCGAACAGATGGCGTTGCAACTGCAAGCAACCGTGCTGACACACGCCGCGGCGGAGCACATCGACATCGGGGCGCACTGCATCACCATCAATGGCCGGCCACAACCCTATCGCGCCCTGGTGCTGGCCCTGGGCGCCGACTCGCGGCGCCCTGACCTGCCAGGCGATGGCGCTGACGCGGTGGTCACCGTGAACGACCTGCAGGACTACCGCAGCTTTCGCCGGCAAATCGGCCAGGCCAGCCGAATTGCGATTCTTGGCGGCGGCCTGATTGGCTGCGAGTTTGCCAATGACCTGAGCCACGCAGGCCATGCCGTGTCGGTCATCGACCGCGCCACCTGGCCACTGAGCCGCCTGCTGCCGGCCCAGGCCGGCACAGCCATGGCGGACGCGCTGGCCTCCCTCGGCGTGCACCTGGAACTGGGCAATGGCCCGGTGGCCATCGATCGCGACCCGCTTGGCCTGCGCCTGCAGCTGAATGATGGCCGCGCGTTGCAGGTGGACTACGTGCTCAGCGCCATCGGCCTGCAGCCGCGGGTGGAACTGGCGCGCAATGCGGGCTTGGCGGTCGCCGCTGGCATTGTCACCGATGCGTGCCTGCGCACCAGCGCGAGCAACGTCTACGCCTTGGGCGACTGCGCACAGGTGCATGGTTTGGTGTTGCCCTATGTGATGCCAATCATGATTCAGGCACGCGCGTTGGCCCGCACCCTGGCTGGCGACCCTACCCCGGTCAGCTACCCCGCCATGCCCGTCACCATCAAGACCAGCGTCTTGCCGACCGTGGTGGCATCACCCCTGGATGATCAGGGCCTGTGGTCGACTGAAATGCTGGGCAGCGGCAAGCAAGGCATGGCCAATGTCCGCGCCCTTTACCATGACGCTCAACAGCAGGTACGGGGCTTTGTACTGATGGGCGCGGCAACCCGGGAAAAGGCCGAACTGTTGGAGGCGCTGCCGGCCTGGCGATAA
- a CDS encoding Rieske 2Fe-2S domain-containing protein, which produces MHTTATACQPPTWNPITRSSSFTEHDRDILTRQWHPVAFSADVGGKPYAVTLLDEPIVLYRTGGTLNAARDICSHRGAPLSKGWVQGENIICPYHGLHFGTDGRCTRIPSEPNANLTERHRIQMYTAREEFGLIWVLMAGHEAPFPEMPSWHDDSYQRILPPSLDIAASAGRQVEGFIDVAHFAWIHHEAFAERDNPVVPTYKAELTAYGMHAEYVSDVSNFPKQLQHRAPPGFQWLRTFDVFAPFTARLAVNFPQPGHRLVILNAASPISARKTRMFCAITRNFDKHMPLEDVYAFNQQVFEEDRDIVELCRPEDLPLDLSLEIHIPADRSSTAYRRALGALGLGRAFTR; this is translated from the coding sequence ATGCACACGACCGCGACAGCCTGCCAGCCCCCGACCTGGAACCCCATTACCCGCAGCAGCTCGTTTACCGAACACGACCGCGACATCCTCACCCGCCAGTGGCACCCGGTCGCGTTCAGCGCCGATGTCGGCGGCAAACCCTACGCCGTCACCCTGCTCGATGAACCCATCGTGCTCTACCGCACCGGTGGCACGCTCAATGCCGCCCGCGACATCTGCAGCCACCGCGGTGCGCCACTGAGCAAAGGCTGGGTGCAGGGGGAAAACATCATCTGCCCTTACCACGGCCTGCACTTCGGCACCGACGGCCGTTGCACGCGTATCCCGTCAGAGCCCAACGCCAACCTCACCGAGCGCCACCGCATCCAGATGTATACCGCCCGCGAAGAATTTGGCCTGATCTGGGTGCTGATGGCGGGCCATGAGGCACCTTTCCCCGAGATGCCGTCCTGGCACGATGACAGTTATCAGCGCATCCTGCCGCCCTCCCTCGACATTGCCGCCTCGGCCGGGCGCCAGGTTGAAGGGTTTATCGACGTGGCTCACTTTGCCTGGATTCATCACGAAGCCTTTGCCGAGCGAGACAACCCGGTGGTGCCGACCTACAAGGCCGAGCTGACCGCCTACGGCATGCACGCCGAGTATGTGAGTGACGTCAGCAACTTCCCCAAGCAGTTGCAACACCGCGCACCGCCCGGCTTTCAGTGGTTGCGTACCTTCGATGTGTTCGCACCGTTCACTGCGCGCCTGGCCGTCAACTTCCCGCAACCCGGGCATCGCCTGGTGATCCTCAACGCCGCCAGCCCGATCTCGGCACGCAAAACCCGCATGTTCTGCGCCATTACCCGCAACTTCGACAAACACATGCCGCTGGAGGACGTCTACGCGTTCAACCAGCAAGTGTTCGAGGAGGACCGCGACATTGTGGAGTTGTGCCGCCCGGAAGACCTCCCGCTGGACTTGTCGCTGGAGATCCATATCCCCGCCGACCGCTCCTCCACCGCCTACCGCCGCGCCCTTGGCGCGTTGGGCCTTGGCCGCGCCTTCACCCGCTGA
- a CDS encoding Lrp/AsnC family transcriptional regulator, whose amino-acid sequence MSISTLDALDYEIVRELQEDGRRAFREVARNLSVPEATIRTRVKRLQDQGILQILAFTNPSKLGHAKLALLFVNVAPQDHDRVADTLSRWSEVSYLSTTMGTADICVQVLCRDDESLWNLQQKVRSLPGIRDVRTLQEVKVHKIRFTLPPGASED is encoded by the coding sequence ATGTCCATCTCAACCCTCGACGCCCTGGACTACGAAATCGTCCGTGAACTGCAGGAGGACGGGCGCCGTGCTTTCCGTGAAGTCGCCCGCAACCTGTCGGTGCCTGAAGCCACCATTCGCACCCGGGTCAAGCGCCTGCAGGACCAGGGCATTCTGCAGATCCTGGCGTTCACCAACCCGTCCAAGCTCGGCCACGCCAAGCTGGCGCTGTTGTTCGTCAACGTGGCGCCGCAGGACCATGACCGGGTGGCTGATACCCTGAGCCGCTGGAGCGAGGTGAGTTACCTGTCCACCACCATGGGCACGGCGGACATTTGCGTGCAGGTGCTGTGCCGCGATGACGAGAGCTTGTGGAATTTGCAGCAGAAGGTGCGCAGCCTGCCGGGGATTCGCGATGTGCGCACGCTGCAGGAAGTGAAGGTGCACAAGATCCGCTTCACCTTGCCGCCGGGGGCATCTGAGGACTGA
- a CDS encoding APC family permease — translation MHQATTGTAPGAQLVKSIRWWDGVAITLSLPAALFVGLGYSIGAIGAWAAMALWALIAAVAVLHNWLYSEMGAMFADKSGGIALYANEAWARRMPSLGPLATYAYWFAWATAPAIWGLAVAQILSEQFWPNVTAHYDLGPLQLGLPQAIALGVAVFSWALSMVQLRFTMVILTVAGVLLMIPVLVFGTSFLTSPVWTTASFTWHTGAGMAGLRTVLAWLFIMAWSAYAVEAAASFIPEFRDTVSDTRKALRIAALILLLVFTLAPLGLAGLLGEQVMAERPYGFLQAAAEVLLGGGASVITLVLIAGILVLSVMGTADAGRALYQSARDGLTVRQFGELNRAGVPARAVTVQLLINVALVLMVGNPLAVIVAGNIGYILAHCLAVAGYVVLRLDRPELARPIRLARGWVWVAMALAVFDGLILLVGMTSASITGYGGLKEVLIAVAVLAISQALYRLRRLQDSKAIAC, via the coding sequence ATGCATCAGGCAACCACAGGCACCGCGCCAGGCGCACAACTGGTCAAATCCATCCGCTGGTGGGACGGGGTAGCCATTACCCTGAGCCTGCCTGCCGCACTCTTCGTCGGCCTTGGCTATTCAATCGGCGCCATCGGTGCCTGGGCCGCCATGGCTCTGTGGGCGCTGATCGCCGCCGTGGCCGTGCTGCACAACTGGCTGTATTCGGAAATGGGCGCGATGTTCGCCGACAAGTCCGGCGGCATCGCCCTGTATGCCAACGAAGCCTGGGCCCGGCGCATGCCAAGCCTGGGCCCGTTGGCCACCTACGCCTACTGGTTCGCCTGGGCCACCGCGCCGGCCATCTGGGGGCTGGCGGTGGCGCAAATCCTCTCGGAGCAGTTCTGGCCCAACGTTACCGCCCACTATGACCTGGGCCCGCTGCAGCTTGGCCTGCCGCAGGCAATTGCCCTGGGTGTAGCGGTGTTCAGCTGGGCCCTGAGCATGGTCCAGCTGCGTTTCACCATGGTCATTCTTACCGTCGCCGGTGTGCTGTTGATGATCCCGGTGCTGGTGTTCGGCACCAGCTTCTTGACCAGCCCGGTGTGGACCACCGCCAGCTTCACCTGGCACACCGGTGCAGGCATGGCCGGCCTGCGCACCGTGCTGGCGTGGCTGTTCATCATGGCCTGGTCGGCCTATGCGGTGGAGGCGGCGGCATCCTTCATCCCTGAGTTTCGCGACACGGTCAGCGACACCCGCAAGGCCCTGCGCATTGCCGCGCTGATCCTGCTGCTGGTGTTCACCCTGGCACCGCTGGGCCTGGCGGGTTTGCTGGGTGAGCAGGTGATGGCCGAGCGGCCTTACGGCTTCCTGCAAGCGGCGGCCGAGGTGTTGCTGGGCGGCGGCGCCAGCGTGATAACCCTGGTGTTGATCGCCGGCATTCTGGTGCTGTCGGTGATGGGCACGGCGGATGCGGGCCGCGCCCTGTACCAGAGCGCCCGCGATGGCCTGACCGTGCGCCAGTTCGGCGAGCTCAACCGCGCCGGGGTGCCCGCCCGCGCCGTGACCGTGCAGCTGCTGATCAACGTGGCGCTGGTGCTGATGGTGGGTAACCCGCTGGCGGTGATCGTGGCCGGCAACATCGGCTACATCCTGGCCCATTGCCTGGCGGTTGCCGGTTATGTGGTGCTGCGCCTTGACCGCCCCGAGCTGGCACGGCCAATCCGCCTGGCGCGTGGTTGGGTGTGGGTGGCCATGGCTCTGGCGGTGTTCGACGGCCTGATTCTGCTGGTGGGCATGACCAGCGCATCAATCACCGGCTACGGCGGCCTCAAGGAGGTGCTGATCGCGGTCGCGGTGCTGGCCATCTCCCAAGCGTTGTACCGCCTGCGCCGCTTGCAGGACAGCAAGGCCATCGCCTGCTGA
- a CDS encoding polysaccharide deacetylase family protein: protein MRADEHGRLCWPKKSPVAVSLTFDVDAEAGLLGDSPTFARRLTSLSEGRFGVTRGVPRILDLLRRHQLAATFFVPGYTAEQHPHLVELLLKDGHEIGHHGHMHLRSDKVSAAQQAEEMEQGLAALAKAGAPKPAGYRSSSWELTPETFELVLANGFAYDSSCMGDDRPYLEHFNGASILELPVHWSLDDWPMFGWSIDNGGNATAPRVLFDTWLAEYESARRDGRHTSFTMHPEVIGRAARFEQLERLVERMVSDGDVWFARLDEVAAHVTPQLGQVQP, encoded by the coding sequence ATGCGTGCTGACGAACACGGCCGCCTGTGCTGGCCGAAAAAAAGCCCCGTGGCTGTTTCCCTGACCTTCGATGTGGATGCCGAAGCCGGCCTGCTGGGCGACAGCCCAACCTTTGCCCGGCGCCTGACCAGTCTGTCGGAAGGGCGCTTCGGCGTGACCCGTGGCGTGCCGCGCATTCTGGACCTGCTGCGCCGGCATCAGCTGGCCGCTACCTTCTTTGTGCCGGGTTACACCGCCGAACAACACCCGCACCTGGTGGAATTGCTGCTCAAGGACGGCCACGAAATCGGCCACCACGGCCACATGCACCTGCGCAGCGACAAGGTCAGCGCCGCGCAGCAGGCCGAGGAAATGGAGCAGGGCCTGGCTGCCCTGGCCAAGGCCGGGGCGCCGAAGCCTGCGGGTTATCGCTCGTCGTCCTGGGAACTGACCCCGGAAACCTTCGAGCTGGTGCTGGCCAACGGTTTTGCCTACGACTCCAGCTGCATGGGTGACGACCGCCCATACCTCGAACACTTCAACGGCGCCTCGATCCTTGAACTGCCGGTGCACTGGTCGCTGGACGACTGGCCGATGTTCGGTTGGAGCATCGACAACGGCGGCAATGCCACCGCGCCGCGCGTGCTGTTCGACACCTGGCTGGCCGAGTACGAATCGGCGCGCCGCGATGGCCGCCACACCAGTTTCACCATGCACCCGGAGGTGATTGGCCGCGCGGCGCGCTTCGAGCAGCTTGAACGGCTGGTGGAGCGCATGGTCAGCGACGGCGATGTGTGGTTTGCCCGGCTTGATGAAGTGGCCGCCCACGTCACCCCACAACTGGGGCAGGTGCAGCCATGA
- a CDS encoding C45 family autoproteolytic acyltransferase/hydolase produces MNIVFRSSQTQPRLRGREFGETFAGKVRGTVQAYEALFGRVAQAPFDLQAMGTRCLEQVAAFAPPLHEEMLGIAEGAGLEPALIGAINARTEVLAVLGARLRGECSTVVQVNPWGAPVTAQTWDWYAEFAEQWLTWEIPHADGRLTTTVTEYGIVGKPGVNNRGLGVHFNILHHAHDGAGIGLPVHVLSRWLLDSCSDINQALQLCQRAPVSASSSLTLIGAAEQASCAVAVEIHPGGPGLVFPALDGLLVHTNHFLSSPARDFDTEPGSFPDTLVRYDQLLRRLGNRPGLSAHDLLKALNSHLGTTGALCCHPDPAAPANGQYATLASITLDVANGTLRALPGGPCRHL; encoded by the coding sequence ATGAACATTGTCTTTCGCTCCAGCCAGACACAACCCAGGCTCCGTGGCCGGGAGTTCGGCGAAACCTTTGCCGGCAAAGTACGCGGCACGGTGCAGGCCTATGAAGCGTTGTTCGGCCGCGTCGCCCAGGCACCGTTCGACCTGCAGGCCATGGGAACCCGTTGCCTTGAGCAGGTGGCCGCGTTCGCGCCGCCCTTGCATGAAGAAATGCTCGGCATCGCCGAAGGCGCCGGCCTTGAACCTGCGCTGATCGGGGCGATCAATGCCCGCACCGAAGTCCTTGCCGTGCTGGGTGCACGCCTGCGCGGGGAGTGTTCGACGGTGGTCCAGGTGAACCCCTGGGGCGCGCCGGTCACCGCGCAAACCTGGGACTGGTACGCCGAATTCGCCGAACAGTGGCTCACCTGGGAGATCCCCCACGCTGACGGGCGCCTGACCACCACCGTTACCGAATACGGCATCGTCGGCAAGCCCGGGGTCAACAACCGTGGGCTGGGGGTGCACTTCAACATCCTTCACCACGCCCACGATGGAGCGGGCATCGGCCTGCCGGTGCATGTGCTGTCGCGCTGGTTGCTCGACAGTTGCAGCGATATCAACCAGGCCCTGCAACTGTGCCAGCGGGCGCCGGTGTCGGCCTCCAGTTCCCTGACCCTGATCGGCGCCGCCGAGCAGGCCAGTTGCGCGGTGGCGGTGGAAATCCACCCTGGCGGCCCAGGCCTGGTGTTCCCGGCACTGGATGGCCTTTTGGTACACACCAACCACTTCCTGTCCAGCCCGGCCCGGGACTTTGACACCGAACCGGGCAGCTTCCCCGACACCCTGGTGCGTTACGACCAGTTGCTGCGCCGCCTCGGCAACCGCCCAGGCCTCAGCGCGCATGACTTGCTCAAGGCCTTGAACAGCCACCTGGGCACCACCGGCGCCCTGTGCTGCCACCCGGACCCTGCTGCCCCGGCAAACGGCCAGTACGCCACCCTCGCCAGCATCACCCTCGACGTCGCCAACGGCACGCTGCGCGCGCTGCCGGGTGGCCCGTGCCGTCATCTTTAA
- a CDS encoding VOC family protein, with protein MLQLKRLDNMDILTNDVQRLVDFYHGTLGLGFFLPYVAEERWAAIEMGNVTLYLFHTTNTTPVERRSAVNLEDKPGFDSFAFEVESLDEAIAYLDGKVQWVTPAPIEWQHPNGTHYRYRPMFDPDGNMLYVTEPHKTV; from the coding sequence ATGCTCCAACTCAAACGCCTCGACAACATGGACATCCTCACCAACGACGTGCAGCGCCTGGTGGACTTCTACCACGGCACGCTCGGCCTGGGCTTTTTCCTGCCTTATGTGGCCGAAGAGCGCTGGGCGGCCATCGAAATGGGCAATGTCACCCTGTACCTGTTCCACACCACCAACACAACGCCCGTCGAGCGCCGCAGCGCCGTGAACCTGGAAGACAAGCCGGGCTTCGATTCCTTTGCCTTCGAGGTGGAAAGCCTGGACGAAGCCATCGCTTACCTGGACGGCAAGGTGCAGTGGGTAACCCCCGCACCGATCGAATGGCAGCACCCCAACGGCACCCACTACCGCTACCGGCCGATGTTCGACCCGGACGGCAACATGCTTTACGTCACCGAACCCCACAAAACCGTCTGA
- a CDS encoding SDR family NAD(P)-dependent oxidoreductase: MNQPVSARQAPASVLALAPEARALNGRVALVTGAGRGAGRAHARLLARRGAAVAVVDIDEDVARATAAEIAEEGGRAVALACDITDRVLAERCVAQAAAQLGGLDILVHNAGLIYSMTCLEATDDANFDRLLAINVNAPLYLTRAALPLLRRSQAPRVIFINSQWGQVPDGHSYGYMVSKAAQLGLMKTLAKEFVGEGILVNAITPGAILTRMVPEEYIAAEQAAIPLGRLVHPEEIAAVVAFLASDEAAFITGQAIPVNGGALVVGI, encoded by the coding sequence ATGAACCAACCTGTTTCTGCGCGCCAGGCCCCGGCCTCGGTGCTGGCCCTGGCCCCTGAAGCCCGCGCCCTGAACGGCCGTGTGGCGCTGGTTACCGGTGCCGGGCGCGGTGCTGGCCGTGCCCATGCGCGGCTATTGGCAAGGCGCGGCGCCGCCGTGGCGGTGGTGGACATCGATGAAGACGTGGCCCGCGCCACCGCCGCCGAAATAGCCGAGGAGGGCGGCCGTGCGGTCGCCCTGGCCTGCGACATCACCGACCGCGTGCTGGCCGAACGCTGCGTGGCGCAAGCCGCTGCTCAACTGGGCGGCCTCGACATCCTGGTGCACAACGCCGGGCTGATCTACTCGATGACTTGCCTGGAAGCCACCGACGACGCCAACTTCGACCGCCTGCTGGCGATCAACGTCAACGCCCCGCTGTACCTCACCCGCGCCGCGCTGCCGCTGCTGCGGCGCAGCCAGGCACCCCGGGTGATCTTCATCAACTCCCAGTGGGGCCAGGTGCCGGATGGCCATTCCTACGGCTACATGGTCAGCAAAGCCGCGCAGTTGGGGCTGATGAAGACCCTGGCCAAGGAATTTGTCGGGGAGGGCATTCTGGTGAATGCCATCACCCCGGGGGCGATCCTTACGCGCATGGTGCCCGAGGAATACATCGCCGCCGAACAGGCTGCCATCCCGCTTGGCCGCCTGGTGCACCCGGAAGAAATCGCCGCCGTGGTCGCCTTTCTCGCTTCGGACGAAGCCGCGTTCATCACTGGCCAGGCCATCCCCGTCAACGGCGGGGCGCTGGTGGTCGGCATCTGA
- a CDS encoding Rieske 2Fe-2S domain-containing protein → MTTQATQRQRAEQAMRHQWFPVARSADLATPQSATLLGEKLVVWRTASGQAVVQAARCPHRGADLSLGEVHGENIGCPYHGWRFAAQGGQCSHVPSLEDQCKIPKNASVHTYACQERYGHVWTALEEPLFPLYDLAEWRELDLEWLAAEPLDSPTGVAVAVENFGDVAHFSYIHRGMMGHVNPVVEPLNVRREGLDIWMDRPLQACEGEWANDGDCMMNYHIVAPGLVAITYDYERLGKRVVAGFPCPVAYDHVKIFWGVANDRAYTGGDLQECLRVEELLYLEDLPVAATITPAEIDWDAKVVEHSVPSDLYTLNYRRAFREFIERGQHVPVRLVDEPRAMP, encoded by the coding sequence ATGACGACTCAAGCAACCCAACGCCAGCGCGCTGAACAGGCCATGCGCCACCAGTGGTTCCCGGTGGCCCGCTCGGCCGACCTCGCCACCCCGCAGTCGGCCACCTTGCTGGGCGAAAAACTGGTGGTCTGGCGTACGGCCTCTGGCCAGGCCGTGGTGCAGGCGGCGCGCTGCCCGCACCGCGGCGCCGACCTGTCGCTCGGTGAAGTGCACGGCGAAAACATCGGCTGCCCCTACCACGGCTGGCGCTTTGCTGCCCAAGGCGGGCAGTGCAGCCATGTGCCGTCGTTGGAAGATCAGTGCAAGATCCCCAAAAACGCCTCCGTGCATACCTATGCCTGCCAGGAACGGTACGGGCATGTGTGGACCGCTCTGGAAGAGCCCCTGTTCCCGTTGTACGACCTGGCCGAATGGCGCGAACTTGACCTTGAGTGGCTGGCCGCCGAACCGTTGGATTCACCCACCGGCGTGGCGGTGGCGGTGGAGAACTTCGGCGACGTGGCGCATTTTTCCTACATCCACCGCGGCATGATGGGCCACGTCAACCCGGTAGTCGAACCGCTGAACGTGCGTCGCGAAGGGTTGGACATCTGGATGGACCGCCCCCTGCAAGCCTGTGAAGGCGAGTGGGCCAACGACGGCGACTGCATGATGAACTACCACATCGTCGCCCCGGGCCTGGTGGCCATCACCTACGACTACGAACGCCTGGGCAAGCGCGTGGTGGCGGGCTTCCCGTGCCCGGTGGCATATGACCATGTGAAGATCTTCTGGGGCGTCGCCAACGACCGCGCCTACACCGGCGGTGACCTGCAGGAGTGCCTGCGTGTGGAGGAACTGTTGTACCTCGAAGACCTGCCGGTGGCCGCCACCATTACCCCGGCGGAAATCGACTGGGATGCCAAGGTGGTCGAACATTCGGTGCCGTCGGACCTGTACACCTTGAACTACCGCCGCGCCTTCCGCGAGTTCATCGAACGCGGTCAGCATGTGCCGGTGAGGCTGGTCGATGAACCGAGGGCGATGCCTTGA
- a CDS encoding PDR/VanB family oxidoreductase, translated as MSAQGETLPVVISGMRIEAQGVMSLELRAADGGALPAWAPGAHIDLLLPSGLVRQYSLCGDPAQRHVMRIAVLLEAEGRGGSREVHGALRLGQALAIRGPRNAFPLQGGGAYLFVAGGIGVTPILAMVREAQRTGADWQMLYGGRSRRSMAFIDELQALGGGRVEVLPADEVGLLDLDAVVAGARAGRDVYSCGPSALLDALTARFSEAGLQQRLHLERFAPAPAPAAEAGEGLTVILARSGTQVRVPAGCSIMAALRAAGHEVASSCEQGVCGMCETRVLDGVPDHRDLLLSEGERAQGRVMMLCVSRALTPTLTLDL; from the coding sequence TTGAGCGCCCAGGGTGAAACGCTGCCGGTTGTCATCAGCGGCATGCGTATCGAAGCACAAGGCGTGATGTCGCTGGAGTTGCGTGCTGCCGATGGCGGCGCGTTGCCCGCCTGGGCGCCGGGGGCGCACATCGACCTGCTGCTGCCGTCGGGCCTGGTGCGCCAGTACTCGCTGTGCGGCGACCCGGCGCAGCGCCACGTGATGCGCATCGCGGTGCTGCTGGAGGCCGAAGGGCGCGGCGGCTCACGCGAGGTGCACGGCGCCCTGCGCCTCGGCCAGGCGCTGGCGATCCGCGGCCCGCGCAATGCATTCCCGCTGCAGGGCGGCGGAGCATACCTGTTCGTGGCCGGCGGGATTGGCGTCACGCCGATACTGGCGATGGTGCGCGAGGCCCAGCGCACAGGGGCCGACTGGCAGATGCTGTACGGCGGCCGTTCACGGCGTTCGATGGCCTTTATCGACGAGCTTCAGGCACTGGGCGGCGGGCGCGTCGAGGTGTTGCCCGCCGACGAGGTGGGCCTGCTGGACCTGGACGCCGTGGTGGCTGGCGCACGGGCCGGTCGCGACGTTTACAGCTGCGGCCCGTCGGCGCTGCTGGATGCTTTGACGGCCCGCTTCAGCGAGGCGGGCCTGCAGCAACGCCTGCACCTGGAACGCTTCGCCCCCGCACCGGCGCCGGCCGCCGAGGCCGGGGAAGGCCTGACGGTGATCCTGGCCCGCAGCGGGACGCAAGTGCGGGTGCCAGCGGGCTGCTCGATCATGGCGGCGTTGCGCGCGGCGGGGCATGAAGTGGCATCGTCCTGCGAGCAGGGCGTGTGTGGCATGTGCGAAACTCGGGTGCTTGATGGCGTACCCGACCATCGCGACCTGCTGCTTAGCGAGGGCGAACGGGCGCAGGGGCGGGTGATGATGCTATGCGTGTCCCGGGCGCTGACCCCAACGTTGACCCTCGACCTGTAG